The following nucleotide sequence is from Pangasianodon hypophthalmus isolate fPanHyp1 chromosome 8, fPanHyp1.pri, whole genome shotgun sequence.
aacacttacacacacacacacacacacacacacacacacacatacctttacaaatgattgataaatgaggtccaatATGACTTGTGTTCTCAAAAACATTGTCAAAATAGTTTAGGATTCAAAGGTTCTACTAATGAAAGCTAGGTTACAAGAGGATTCACAAATCATAACGCTATAATTTAATTGTTGAATTTATGTACCATTAGTTTTGACAGGAATATAACTTTACAggtttctattcttttctcaGTATGTAGTAATCTTACATGTTTGTTTGGTGAATCTCAAAAAACCCactgaagtattcctttaagattAATGTTTAAGTCTGTGCCTGCATTGTTCCAAGGACactgtgttggtgtgtgtgtgtgtgtgtgtgtgtgtgtgcgtgtttgtgcgcgtgtttgtgcatgtgtaagATCACCAACCCTTTCTCCGTTGCCATTTTGGGTTTATTCATTGCTCGGCGCCCTCACGCAGGTCAAACAGACTGTGAAAGACAAAAGCAAAGCTGTTCACATATCACACACGTCCCTAAGCTATGAAAAGACAATGCAATGTTTACAGAAAGTATCACATGGCATCATTCATTACACTGGAGAAAACAttaatagtaattaaaaaaaaaaaaaatcaccactacaccactgtttaacacatttacacaaatctGCACAACATTTCTAAGTTTCTAACATTTCTATAGTCAGTGACGGCTGTTTGTGATATTAAATAGGAGGACTAAAATCTAACGCCTATTGAAAGACCTTAACAATAAAACTGCTAGTGTTGAGCAATGCATTTTATCACAGGGTCTCATAGATGGCATGACAAGAATGATGTGGGGTAAACTatcacgcacgcgcacacacacacacacacacacacacacacacacacaaaggcagaTAAGCAGCTGCATTCATGTTTTGTAATTCTGTAATGCCCTACTGGCTTCATGCTGCATTTCCTCCAAATatcaaacacagtaaacagaaaagttttaaCCCTTTCGTCCAAACCAGTAAACAGAAAACGtacagttctgtcatctgtcctttgtgtagtttttttttttttgtttacttttaaagTTTACttttaaaggcttttttttgggtgggggAGACAGAGTCAATAATCCacctcattcacattcattactaaatatttttaactgaatttacttatctaaaactgttagaagaCGTTGTTTATGCATATGTTCATACGCCTGATCTGCGCTAtgtagtttgctaatgaattcaTTAGAAAAAAGATATCCTGTAAATAATCGTTATCTACCGTTAGCTAGAAATTGACTTGTTGCTTAGCCGATTATGTTAGCTATTAGTCTAACTACTAGTCTAATTAGCAAAGAATACAGGCTAACTTAAGTAAATATAGGCACATActgttagcaaattagctaaaCTTACCTCAATGTGCTAAGAAGAGGCAAAGAGGACATTTTTACGAGTACTGAAACATTTTGTTGAGGTAGAGCAGGggcgctcatcctcaagttcaacaCTGCAGACTTGTTGCTTAGCcatattcaaacacacacaggtagcTATAGCAGGGACATTCTAAAACGCTTAACGTGAAAAACGCTTAACGTGAAACTTTGTGTTGCATTCAGATTCTGGGCTCATCTGCTTGCCTGTATAtagtatgttttattaataagatGTGTACTACATTTGGTCCTCCAAAATCACTGTCTCAGTCCATTAAGCCACATTAAGCGTtttctttataacatttttCTATGGAAGGAAAAAGCTTAACGTGAAACTTTGCACACTGCATTCAGATTCTGGGTTCATCTGCTTTCCTGTACAtagtatgttttattaattagttGTGTACTAAATTTGGGCTTTTAATAtcactgtctttttctttttaatgcttaacatGAACATACTGTCTTTCCACTTGGATTACAGTGCTGTTGATAGCAGTAGATAGTGTTTATGACAAgagaaatgtgagagaaaaatggTTTTCCCTGGTCGTGGTTTCAGTACATTAAGCCACGGTAAGCGTTTTAGAACGTCCTCTATAGcgctaactacattgtgtagcatgagaaggtcactgCAGATAAAGAAATGACACGATTATTGATAGTTTTTTCTTGTAAAGAGATTTGTAACGAGTACTTTGAAGGCCTAAATTGAAAATTAAGCCATAACAACTAATGTTTTCTTAGTATTCAATTTCATTAATactcaaaacagcaaaataatacttaagtatagtaacagGGTACAATTTCTACGGAGCCCTATATATGACTTgcgggtaaaaaaaaatatattgtggcCACAAATTAAGAACTCGTTCCCACAACTTATTAATATGTgagcacattttattaatttgttccGTCGTTTTAGTTAAATCATGgctatgttttattcatttgttcccTCATTTTAGGTAAATGCATTCAATGGAACGAATTAATAAAACGTGGCCATGATTTACCTAAAACGAgggaatgaattaataaaacatggtCACgctatattgtttttttttttttctcatatgtTCGGCTTCGTAATTTCTCAAGTATTTGCTAACCTTGATAAAAATATCAGCTCAAATGGAGAGCGAatctagggggcgtgtcactctgtgtaatcacgtGACTCGactgtcactgattggctgcatgaatgtacagtctgggctagaaagaaatcagccccagccttgaTTCTTGCTTCTTCGTAtgattctgtgtatttttcatatGATTATTGGTGGCAGTTGGTTCCACAGGAATAaatgttaacagcaaataatccaCAACATGAAACCTTAtactgttgttgctgtttttttttttttttttaatctttgaaagacaggagTAGCTTAGCCAGCACATTTATACCATTATAATGGACGATACAGAATATCTAACCttgtttatcattatttaaacTACAGTTAATGTTTTATCCCCATGCACTGTCATTATGCAGCTAGCTAGAACAGCACTGAggtcagattttaaaaaaatacactgtaatcacactgtTCAGTAAAAGAAATTAAACCAATCTGCCACCTGACAACTGTCCTGTTCATACTGATCATCAGTTAGGcgttattttataaaatataacagctAAGAAAGCTAATCTAATACAATACAGGATGATGTCACTTGCACCTGCCCTAGCGACTGGCTAAACGGCTAAGCACATAAAACACCACTAACACAGCAGCTGTCAAACTCTGCACAATAAACAACATGATTACAGAAAAgatcaaaataaaacatatttaccaACCTGCAATGTGTGTAAAAACTGCTCCATCAGAGCAGAAAACATCTCCTTTCTCAGTACTCCCCTAACCTGCTTAGTTGCAACGGTTTTATTTACTAGCAATCCATATTGATAGCCTGCCAGCTAGAGGCGACAGCCGTTGCGCAGATCTAAAGCCCATAAACACTAAGAACTACTccaaaaaaatagattaaagaTCTACGGATAGCCACACACTTCCGTGTCATGTCTACGAACGATAAAATGTGTTGGCGGCTTTTGGGAAGTGTAGTAGATTCCGGGTTTTCTTTGCTTCCAAAAAAAGCGTAGCGTGAAAATTTATTACATGACACCACAGCAGGTGGTACTCATAAACACTACGGTGtttataaatacacactcatttTTTGAACACAGCGAAATGGGTGTTGCTGGTAATATTTTGAATAAGGTACAACTACGAATCCCAGAATGCAGTTCGGCAATGACAACATTCTCAAGCGCCGTGTGAAAGCGTTGATGAGTGGTCGCGACGGAGAGCAACAAAATTAGCAAGGTATATCATTTATTTACGCGGATAATAATGTTCATGTCAAGTAGAAagtattattgtttatatttttctatcTGAGTATTAAGGATGTATTTGTAATTAATGGCGTTTGGTTGTTAGTCGTGTTAGCTCTCGTGCTAGCTTTAGCTCGAGCTAACGTTACTGAATGTCAGCTGctctgtaataaaaatgaaaggcGTTTCATTTCCTAAGGTTGCATTATCCATGGGGGTTCAGTCGTTTGTTTAAGTGAGGCTGCTGTTGTTGTGTTGTATGGATAGTAAAtgaaaagtaatattttaagGAGAAATGATCTTACATGGGCTCTATCATTGCTTCAGACCATCATcaacattattatcatcatcatcatcatcatgtagCTCTATATGTATtgtttctctcatttctcttaCCTTCTGTAGTAAATCGGAGTTGGGTCACTATGATTTTAATTCTTCCTCATCTTAAGTAAAGCAGATCTAGTACAGCAGGTGCATAGATCCAAGATCCATGATTCACTGTTCATCAGTCATGCCCAGGGTTGTGTGTACCTAAAACTATTACtcagggttttttctttttcagggcaTTTGCAAGTCTTGTTGTCAATTTCCTTTCTGGGACAATCAGACCACACATTGAACTTTCCAGTGTGACCAAATTTGGATGATTTCAGCTTTAGACCTGAGCTATTTAAAGACACTTTGCCTTGTTGCTGTACACTATTCAGATGACTTTGTGTAGAGGTTCGAGTGCAGAACCAGAGACCCAACGCTGGTTCTGTGTCAGTCCTAGATCAGATAAGGCAGATCAATAAAGATATATCTTAGGGGAAATTCAAGTTGAGACAGCAGCACACGTTGGAGGAGTAACatcaaggaaaagaaaagagtttccataaatacctatacaatagaaataatagaaacaataaaatagatctgtgtgtatgtacatatgctaCAGTTCTATTTCTATATGTACATGTGCAATATCcttggtttgtgtgtttgtgatcaGAGTCCACACCCTTCTCACAgcaaaatccaccctgaatgatgACCCTGAAAGCCGTATTCTCATGTATGGTGCTATGCAGTATCATATGCAGCTCTTGTCTCCTTTGGTTAATGTGaagttgtgtgtattgtgtttgcAGCTGTCTCCATGGTGATGAAGTCGTCGTGTGAGGAGGATGAAGGAGCCTGGGGTCTCGGGATCCCGGAGAAGATGAGGAACAACACCGACTGGGTGGACATCACTCAAGACTTCAAAGCATcctgtaaaggtgtgtgtgtgtgtgtgtgtgtgtgtttgttggtgttgAGTAAATAATCCAAAAAGAGGTTCAGGCTGACATTCTGTATGTCCAGAGTCCAGAGCAGTTTGCCAGTTCACACTTACATGTATTGGAAAATTGATCTCCTTGTTCTGTGTCTCGTATGAAAGCCGAACCGAGTTTTAGCAGTGTGTTGATCTTGGATGCAGCTGAAGTGGGTGTGATATGACTGACTCCCCGGGGACACACATTTCTCCCGGAATAGCTCTTTTTTCCACTGAGCGCTGAGAAACATTCAAATAGAAGATATATTACATAATGGAAAGTATACTTGTAAGAGCATGTAGCAGTTTGTAAACCGTGATTGCGTCCTGTGCACATTTTTTATAGAGGTGTCCAATCTTCTCCACAAACGGCCAGCGGATCCATCCATCCTTATCTTTCTGCATGATCTGAATGAGCTGGTTGAATACAGCCGCCcccaaaaagtatttggacactttaaTGTTCTTTAAGTTACTTAACAAAATTTATAATAACATATTTGattcaaagaaaaacacacttagAACCTATCCctttatactacactatacaccaCACTATACcatctacactacactatcCTATGCTATAGTGCACTACACCACACTATAATATTCAAATTCacatcaaattttatttgtcacatgcataaccatacacagtacaacttgcagtgaaatgctttatacaactgttccgacataaaataagaaaatatagaaaaatattaaatgtaaagaaaaaattaaatgtaaagaaaaatataaaggaaaaatatgaagggatttaaaaaaaaaatatatatatatatatatatatggtgtatattcTGTACTacacaatatgacaatatactATGCACTACTACACAGTGCTATATTACATTATTCTACACTatgctatactacactgtactatattACAATATGCTTATCCTattaatactatacaatactattctatactacacaatacaacactatactatatattgTGTTAAACCATATTATACTACATTATGCTGTGCTTTACTACACTACATTTTACTGCACAATAATACTatgtactacactataccatACTACTCCTAACTATGCattactacactatactgttcTATGCgttattacactacactacactatactgcgcTATAACACTATATACTGCTCCAAAGTATGCATTACTACACTAAACTCTTCTgttatactacactatactgtatagcACTATGTTGTACTATAGTTCTCCATTCCACACTATGCTGTACAATACTATACAGTGCTATACACcactatactgtactacagtactctatactacactgtactctACTAATCTAAAATATGCTATGCAATACTGAACTATGCTAAGCTATACTAAACACTACTAGTCATATGTACTACACTCTGCTATACAATGCTGAACTGTACTATGCTATattacattatactatactgtactatactatacaccactgtatatattatcataatatacagctctatactacactataccatAGTACACTACATCTTCAGGGCAGAAATGTTTAGGATAAAGgaatcataggataaaggtgatcagtcagaagaactctgcagtgatttgcagtgactcgtCCCTCCATAAGTAATGAGTATTAGAAAGAAAGTATTAACTAGTACCACTGTTGACACTTTATATAaatcctttttctctctccactcGTGCAGAACTTAAACTCGGCGAATTGCTTCATGACAAATTGTGAGTATCAGAAATGCTTCTCAGTAACATCTTATCCCACTGAGGTTAAACAGTTTCACTAGGTAACACTCTGTCGTATGTGAAATAGGCTTTCAGAGGCATTTGAACGCTCATTGTATTCGCAGGTTCGGTCTTTTCGAGGCGATGTCTGCCATTGAGATGATGGACCCGAAGATGGATGCTGGCATGATCGGGAACCAAGTGAACCGGAAAGTTCTTAACTTCGAGCAGGCTGTGAAGGTCCAGCATTAATATTCTTTCCTAAATACAGCTGCAATTTCTCTGAGACTGCTGCTCTTTCATTCATTACGCCTGGAATTGTTTCTCTGTGGGTAGGATGAGGCGATTAGAGTGAAGGATCTGACTTTGCCTGAGCTCATCGGCATCGTTGACACTTGCTTCTGCTGCTTGGTTCGTAAGCTTCATCATGTAGCACTCATTAACACATTATGGGATTTGTATATAGATTTACTTGATCATTACAGTCAAATATCTGTCTCTCATTAGATAACATGGCTGGAAGGTCACTCTCTGGCACAGACGGTTTTCACGTGTCTGTATGTCCACAACCCTGAGCTCATCCAGGATCCTGCCCTCAAAGCCTTCGCTCTTGGCATCCTCAAAGTGTGTGATATCGCCCGTGAGAAAGTCAACAAGGCTGCTGTGTTCGAGGAGGTGATGTGGTGACATCATTCACCCGTTCTGCTTTCTGGACAGTGTTCATTTGACtccatgtgtgcatgtgttttaacAGCTGTGTTTATGTGCCACAGGAGGATTTCCAGGCCATGACGTACGGCTTCAAAATGGCCAACAACGTGACAGATCTGAGAGTGACaggtatcacacacactccgaaTGTATGACACTCTAGCCCTCAAATATAGGACACACCACCCCAACAAATGTAAGACATTTCAGCTCGGAAGTAGGGCAGTTCACCTTCCAGCATAATGCATTTCACTGCAAATATGAGCCTCAAATATGACATTTCAGCCCTGAGCGCAGGGCACTCTACCCCCAGTGTAGGACGCTATACTCTTAAACATAGGTAGGCACCTCACTCTCTGAAGCCCCTGAATGCAGGGTGACTAGGTCATAAGTAACTTCACATCCTGGCTGTAGGGCACTTCACACCCGCACTGTAGGGCACTTCATCCCCCAAACATAGGGAACCTCAATGCCTTAATGTAGCATACTTTAGGCTCTGAATGTAGGACACTTCTGCATCTGAAGATCAGAGATTAGGGCCTAAAGTGTGGGACACACCCTCCcctcaaatgtaaaaaatttaacTCCTAGGACACCGTTCTCCCTCCACCAAGTAAGACAGTTTTACCCTTTAAAATTAGgacattaaaattaatattttccttTGCCAATACAGGACCCTTTAATAAGACATAGAGTCACTTTGGACATAGTAAACCTGACCATGCAAATAGGGGACATTTCAGATCTGAACCTAGTACACATTACCtaccatgtttgtgtttgttcacTGCAGGAATGCTGAAGGATGTAGAGGATGAACTGCAGAGGAAAGTGAAGGTGCGATATAAAGCCCAACTGACAGGATGAATAGAAACAATACACAGCTTCTTGCATTAGTGATGAACTAACAGGTTTCTCACATTTCCTCTCCCTCTCGGTTTCTCAGAGCACACGGAGTCGACAGGGTGAGCAGCGGGACCCTGAGGTGGAGCTCGATGTAAGACTGACAGTCAGATAATCCAGTTACCAGCAGTTGTACTAGTGCTACTGTTACCTATTGAACACATGTGTCTCTGTGCAGCATCAGCAGTGCCTGGCCTTGTTCAGCAGGATCAAATTCACTCGCCTCCTACTGACAGCTCTCATCTCCTTCACCAAGAAAGAGGTCTGAAATGCACCATATGTATTTTCTGTATAATTAGGACAGGATGAGATTTCCAGACATGTGCTTGTTTACTAATGTTGCCAGAGGACATCTATAGTAATTACTATCAGTTCACACAGGATAAATGATTCTGTATAAATCACACAATGGTCATCGCAGTGTGCGCATGGTTGTCACACTAAAAATTCCATACTTCCCACGTGAACACCTcattttattacaaactgaTGGTTTTTACCTGTATTATAACCGCTTATTGTAGCTTACTTCAAGTTGCGCCTCATagttagtaggtcacatgaccatatcATGTATGTAGACTATGTCTGTGCTAGAAACCCAGCAACGTCTCTAAAACCCCTGGAACTGTCCCTTCTGACAAGTTCTTTAAAAGCgtcatctatattttattgctcTGAGTTTTAAACTCGGACTTGGTTTGGGTTCAGTGGTGGAGATGATAGAAAAGTGTGGTTCCTGAAGTGTGTTTTACCATATATTGGAATATTATCTAtattagaggtttttttttaaggtatgTAGATGCAGAtcgttttaaaaataaatcactgacaTGACCGATTCAGACCGATTCAAAATCCAAGATATACTCTGGTAATAATTATATTGCCCCACCTCTCTATGCAAAGCTAATCCCCTCCGAATAgggctttaaataaaaacatctgagtaataggatggatggatggatggattaatgaAGTTCCTATTTCAGACGAGTGCGGTGAGTGAAGCGCAGAAGCTGATGAGTCAGGCTGCAGACCTCCTTCCTGCGATACACTCCACCATTCAGTACGGCATTCAGTCACAGAACGACACCACGAAAGGAGGTATCTTACATACTCTTACTCATGCAACAGCATCCACAGCACACGCATTCGAGTCACAAGCCGCAGCATgttcctctctctttatctctctctctctctctcgcccagATCACCCGATCATGATGGGCTTTGAACCATTGGTAAACCAGCGCCTGCTCCCGCCCACTTTTCCCCGCTACGCCAAGATCATCAAGCGTGAGGAGATGGTCAATTACTTCACCAAACTCATCGAGCGCATCAAGACCGTGTGTGATGTCATCAATACCAGCAACCTGCACAGCATCCTGGTACTGAAGCTATTCAGAAACACATGGACTTTTAATGGATCATTATGAGCTGCTTTTAAgatttatttgtatgtgtggtgttttttttttttttttccccaggactTCTTCTGTGAGTTTAGCGAGCAATCCCCTTGTGTACTCTCCAGATCTTTATTACAGGTATGCAGTAAAACTCATGCAAGTGACACTAGAACTTGATCCACATTGAACAAATATGAGCTGTTTGTAATAATTGAgttgttgttttgattttatttggtAGACTACATTTCTGATCGACAATAAGAAAGTGTTTGGGACTCACCTGATGCAGGACATGATCAAAGATGCTCTCCGCTATTTTGTCAGCCCCCCTGTTCTGTCCTcaaagtgagtgtgtatattatTAAAGCAATACTcggcaaaaaaatatatatatatatcagatcAACATTAGTTTTCCCTTACTCAGAATACTGTTGATGTGTGTTGTTAACTGATGTTTATGCTCTCAGGTGCAGTCTGTACAATAACCACCAGGCCAAAGACTACATCGACTCCTTCGTCACACACTGCTCTCGGGTACGGTTATTcatgttataatgtgttataactCCACCAGTACAGGTTATAACCTGTAATAAAGGCAtgactgctataacataaggcGGCACGGTGGTGCAGAGGGTAGCGctgctacctcacagctccagggttcccagtTCCATCTTGAGATCAGGTTACTGTCCGAGTTCATGTTCTCCTTGTATCCAtttgggtttcttctgggttcttcggtttcctcccacctcccataaACATGCTGGAAGGCAGATTGGTTACACTCTAAaactcctaggtgtgaatgtgtcctttatccagggtatattcccgcCTCGTGACCAGTGTGCCCAGGATAGGACCACTGcgtccctgaccaggataaagtgaaactgaagatgaatgaatgaatggacaaATGAAATAGTTAATATGGTAAATTGTGCTTCACAGCCATTCTGCAGTCTGATCCAGATTCACGGCCACAACAGAGCGCGCCAGAGAGACAAGCTGGGACACATCTTGGAGGAGTTCGCCACCCTGCAGgacgaggtgtgtgtgtgtgtgtgtgtgtgcgtgtgtgtgtgtgtgtggtaggtaATATGCTAGAAATTTAGGAGCAGAGCTGCTGTATTTGTTATATTAGCTTCATTTGAGTGTTTTGTATCATGTGAAGGCTGAGAAGGTGGATGCAGCTCTGCACGGGCTCCTGATGAAGCTCGAGCCTCAGAGGCAGCACCTGGCGTGTCTGGGCACCT
It contains:
- the naa35 gene encoding N-alpha-acetyltransferase 35, NatC auxiliary subunit isoform X1 encodes the protein MVMKSSCEEDEGAWGLGIPEKMRNNTDWVDITQDFKASCKELKLGELLHDKLFGLFEAMSAIEMMDPKMDAGMIGNQVNRKVLNFEQAVKDEAIRVKDLTLPELIGIVDTCFCCLITWLEGHSLAQTVFTCLYVHNPELIQDPALKAFALGILKVCDIAREKVNKAAVFEEEDFQAMTYGFKMANNVTDLRVTGMLKDVEDELQRKVKSTRSRQGEQRDPEVELDHQQCLALFSRIKFTRLLLTALISFTKKETSAVSEAQKLMSQAADLLPAIHSTIQYGIQSQNDTTKGDHPIMMGFEPLVNQRLLPPTFPRYAKIIKREEMVNYFTKLIERIKTVCDVINTSNLHSILDFFCEFSEQSPCVLSRSLLQTTFLIDNKKVFGTHLMQDMIKDALRYFVSPPVLSSKCSLYNNHQAKDYIDSFVTHCSRPFCSLIQIHGHNRARQRDKLGHILEEFATLQDEAEKVDAALHGLLMKLEPQRQHLACLGTWVLYHNLRIMIHYLLSGFELELYSMHEYYYIYWYLSEFLYAWLMSTLSRADSSQMAEERILEEQQQKGRSSKKSKKKKKARPLGKEITMSQAYQNMCAGMYKTMIALDMDGKVRKPQFELDSEQVRYEHRFAPFNSVVTPPPVHYIQFKEMSDLKKYSPPPRSADLYMAASKHFQQAKLILENVTSPDAEVNRILKVAKPNIVVMKLLAGGHKKDTKALPEFDFSAHKYFPIVKII
- the naa35 gene encoding N-alpha-acetyltransferase 35, NatC auxiliary subunit isoform X2, translating into MSAIEMMDPKMDAGMIGNQVNRKVLNFEQAVKDEAIRVKDLTLPELIGIVDTCFCCLITWLEGHSLAQTVFTCLYVHNPELIQDPALKAFALGILKVCDIAREKVNKAAVFEEEDFQAMTYGFKMANNVTDLRVTGMLKDVEDELQRKVKSTRSRQGEQRDPEVELDHQQCLALFSRIKFTRLLLTALISFTKKETSAVSEAQKLMSQAADLLPAIHSTIQYGIQSQNDTTKGDHPIMMGFEPLVNQRLLPPTFPRYAKIIKREEMVNYFTKLIERIKTVCDVINTSNLHSILDFFCEFSEQSPCVLSRSLLQTTFLIDNKKVFGTHLMQDMIKDALRYFVSPPVLSSKCSLYNNHQAKDYIDSFVTHCSRPFCSLIQIHGHNRARQRDKLGHILEEFATLQDEAEKVDAALHGLLMKLEPQRQHLACLGTWVLYHNLRIMIHYLLSGFELELYSMHEYYYIYWYLSEFLYAWLMSTLSRADSSQMAEERILEEQQQKGRSSKKSKKKKKARPLGKEITMSQAYQNMCAGMYKTMIALDMDGKVRKPQFELDSEQVRYEHRFAPFNSVVTPPPVHYIQFKEMSDLKKYSPPPRSADLYMAASKHFQQAKLILENVTSPDAEVNRILKVAKPNIVVMKLLAGGHKKDTKALPEFDFSAHKYFPIVKII